DNA from Streptomyces sp. NBC_01260:
GTCCGTCGGTCTCGCTGCAGTCGACATCGACGACGCCGAACTCTTGCACCGTTGGCGATCCGACCCGCCAACAGCCTGTGAAATCGGCATCTGGCCCCGCTCCCTCACCGCGATGCGCGAACGCATCGAGCACGACGATGACGACGATCGCGACGACTTCCTCGCCCTGCTCCCTGACAGCACTCCTATCGGTCACATCGCACTGAGCGGCCAGAACATCGTCAACGGCACAGCCCAGGTCGAGCTGATGCCGGCCCCTCAGCACCGCGGGCACGGCCACGGCACCGACGCCCTCAACGCTCTGGTGGACCTGGATTCGGTGAACTCCCGATGCACCGCCTTACGGCAGAGACCCACACCGATATCGCCCCCGCCCTCGCCGTCCTCGCCAAATCCGGCTTCGTACACGAAGGCATCAGCCGCGCCGCCTGTCTCCATCGCGGCCGCCGCCACGACCGCGCCGTGTTCTCACTGCTCCGCCCCGAATGGGAAGCGCTGAACCGCCCTCGCGCCTGGGATGCCTGACCGGACGACCAGCACGTGCCCAGCGCTTGGACCATTCCGGCGCCACACTCTCAGAGCATCAAGGGGACAGCTCCAGCCGGCGGGGCTCCGTCGTCTCACGTCGCCCTCACCAACCGAGCCAAGTCGCACATCCCCCGCTTTGCCCTCACCCGCCCCTGGTTGCCCTGGGCCCCTCGTCCTCGCCCCGGCTGTCCGCGGCACAGCGCAGGCGATGGCTGTCGCCACCCCAGAGGACCGGTGCACTCCTCGGCCACAGCTGCTTGCCGTAGCGGGCAGAGGGGTGACATCCCGGCGGTGAGCGCCCGACTGTGGCTTCTGGACCATCCCCGTGGGCGCGGCGGCGCGGGAGTCCTGGACGACGAAGGCCAGACCGGCCGCTTGCCGGAAAGCGTTGCCAATCGTGGCTGAATCCCGTCGGGACCAGGGCAAACATCACGCGGCCGCGATCATCGTATCGAGTTAATGTCAGCGGATTCCCTTGGTTCGGACGGCAAAGCGGCCATTAGTGTTCCTCTGGATCTGGACGGATTCCCCTTCGTATCCCCTGTATCCGTCCTGTTGTTCGGTGTGTTCGGATATGCCCGCCACCGCCCTGACCAAGGAGAGCTTGCCCGATGACTGTTGACCCGAGCGCGGAAACACGGTTGGAACTCCCCCGGCAATCCAGCCTGGGGACGGCGGCTGCCCGCAACCTCGCCACCACGACCAAGTCCGCTCCGCAGATGCAGGAGATCACCTCTCGCTGGTTGCTGCGGATGCTCCCCTGGGTGGAGACCAAGGGCGGGGCCTACCGGGTGAACCGTCGCCTGGCCTACACCGTCGGCGACGGGAGGGTGGATTTCATCCAGGACGGCGCCGACGTCCGGGTGATCCCCCAAGAGCTGGGTGAACTGGCCCTTCTGCGTGACTTCGACGATGTTGAGGTACTGACCGCCATCGCCGATCGGTGCGTCCAGCGAGACTTCCGGACCGGCGAGACACTGGTCGAGCGAGGGGCGCCCGCGGATCAGCTCCACCTGATCGCCCACGGCCGCATCGGCCAGACCTCCGTGGGCAATTACGGCGACGAGGTCGCTCTGGACGTACTCGCGGACGGCGACCGGTTCGGAGAGCACGCCCTGCTGGACGGGGACGCCCGGTGGGAGCACACCGCCATCGCCGAGACCTCGGGCACACTGCTCACCCTGTCACGCGCCGACTTCGCAGCCGTGCTCTCCAACGCTCCGAGCCTCCGGGACCACCTCGAAGAGTTCGCCTCACGCGCCCATCAGCGCCAGAACCATCGCGGTGAGGCGGAGATCGCGATGTCGGCCGGCCACGTCGGCGAGCACGCGCTGCCCGGCGCCTTCGCCGACTACGAACTGAAACCGCGCGAGTACGAACTCTCCGTTGCCCAGACCATCCTGCGGATCCACACGAGGGTCGCCGACCTCTACAACGGGCCGATGAACCAGACGGAGGAGCAGCTCAGGCTCACCATCGAGGCGCTGCGCGAGCGCCAGGAGCACGAACTGGTCAACAACCGGGAGTTCGGCCTGCTCCACAACGCCGACTTCAAGCAGCGCATCCAGACGCACTCCGGCCCGCCGACCCCGGACGACCTGGACGAACTGCTCTGTCGCCGCCGGGGTTCCAAGTTCTTCCTCGCGCACCCCCGGACGATCGCGGCGATCGGGCGAGAGTTCAACTCGCGCGGACTCTACCCGGATCACGTAGACCTCGGCGGCCAGCAGGTCCCGGCCTGGCGCGGGGTTCCGATCCTCCCCTGCAACAAGATCCCCGTCACACAGGAGCGGACCAGCTCGATCCTCGTCATGCGTACCGGCGTGGAGAACCAGGGCGTCATCGGTCTGCACCAGACCGGCCTGCCGGACGAGTACGAGCCGGGTCTCTCGGTCCGCTTCATGGGCCTCGACGAGAAGGCGATCACGTCCTACCTCGTCACTACCTACTATTCCGCCGCCATCCTCGTGCCGGACGCGGTCGGCGTGCTGGAGAACGTGCAGATCGCCCGCCGGCCCAAGTAGTTGTCCCGGCCCGTACGGCGTGGTGCGACGCCCCGGACTCAGCGGATCGATCGCGCGGCGCCCGGAGACCTCCGGACAACCGCCCACCCCACCAAGGAGCCATGGATGCCCGCGCCTGAGCTGCCACCTCCGCAGTCGAGCCTGCCGGAGGCCGCTTCCCGCTTCGGGGCTCACGTACTCGCTGAAGCCGCGGCCCGCGCCCGCGACGTCAAAGCCGCTACCAGCAGCCCGCCCTGCGCGCCTTCCCCGCCCACCCCGCCTGCGATTGCCCAAGCGGCACCGCCTGCCCCCGCCGTGCCGTCAGCCGCGATGCCGGCAGCGGGTGCCGACCGGGGACAGATCCTGCGAGGGCCAACCGGCCTGGGCACCACGAGCCTGCGCGTGATCCTGCGGGGCGAGCTCCCGACGCCGTCGGCGGCCGCGGCGCAAGGCAGTGCGGAAGGCGCCTTGGAAGGCAAGGTGATCCCGGGCCTCTACCACCACCCGATCCCCGAGCCCGACCCGGTGCGGGTCGAGGAGGTCAGCCGAAGGATCAAGTCCTGGGCCCTGGACGAGGTCGCCCTGTATCCCGAGGACTGGGAGGAGCAGTTCGACGGCTTCTCCGTGGGCCGCTACATGGTCGGTTGCCATCCGGACGCACCCAGCGTCGACCACCTGATGCTCGCCACACGCCTGATGGTGGCCGAGAACGCGGTGGACGACTGCTACTGCGAGGACCACGGCGGGTCGCCCATCGGCCTCGGCGAACGGCTTCTGCTGGCGCACACCGCGCTCGACGCCCTGCACACCACCGCGGAGTACCAGCCGCAATGGGCGAAGTCCCTCCACGCGGACGCGCCTCGGCGCGCCTACCACTCCGCCATGGCGTACTTCGTCCGAGCCGCCGGCCCCTCCCAGGCGGACCGGCTCCGGCACGACATGGCCCGGCTGCACATGGGTTACCTCGCCGAAGCGGCCTGGGCGCAGATGGACCACGTCCCGGAGGTGTGGGAGTACCTGGCGATGCGCCAGTTCAACAACTTCCGCCCCTGCCCCACCATCACCGACACCGTCGGCGGCTACGAACTTCCGGCGGACCTGCACGCCCGACCGGCCATGCAGAAGGTCATCGCTCTGGCGGGAAACGCGACGACCATCGTGAACGACCTGTACTCGTACACCAAGGAACTGGACGCGCCGGGCCGGCACCTGAACCTGCCCGTCGTGATCTCCGAACGCGAGGGGCTCTCCGACCGCGACGGCTATCTGAAGTCGGTCGAGATCCACAACGAGCTCATGCACGACTTCGAGACCGCGGCCGCGTCCCTGGCCGCCGACCTCCCCGTCCCAGGTGTGCAGCGCTTCCTTGGCGGCGTGGCCGCCTGGGTCGACGGCAATCATCACTGGCACCAGTCGAACACCTATCGCTACAGCCTGCCCGACTTCTGGTAAGAGAATGGACTCATCCGTGACCAACGCCGAACTCACCGCCACCACCCCCGCATCCATCTCCACCTCGCTGCGGATCCCCAGCCCGGCGACGCCCTATCAGGGCGACATCGCCCGCTACTGGGACGGCGAGGCGAGGCCCGTGAACCTGCGTCTCGGCGATGTCGACGGCCTCTACCACCACCACTACGGCATCGGTGAGGTCGACTCCTCCGCACTCGGCGACACCGGGGACGGCGCGAGCGAGAAGAAGCTGATCTCCGAGCTCCACCGACTGGAGTCGGCGCAGGCCGAGTTCCTCCTGAGTCACCTCGGCGACATCAAGCGGGAGGACACCCTGCTGGACGCCGGCTGCGGCCGCGGCGGCTCGATGGTGATGGCGCACCAGCGCTTCGGGTGCAACGTCGAGGGTGTCACGCTGTCGGCCAAACAGGCCGACTTCGCCAACGGCCGGGCCCGTGAGCTCGGTATGCAGGACCATGTCCGGGCGCGCGTCTGCAACATGCTCTCCACACCGTTCGAGACCGGGTCGGCAGCGGCCTCGTGGAACAACGAGTCGAGCATGTACGTCGACCTCCACGACCTGTTCGCGGAACACTCCCGCGTCCTTGAGGTCGGCGGTCGCTACGTGACCATCACCGGCTGCTGGAACCCGCGGTACGGCCAGCCCTCGAAGTGGGTCTCGCAGATCAACGCGCACTTCGAGTGCAACATTCACTCGCGCCGGGAGTACCTCCGCGCCATGGCCGACAACCGCCTCGTGCCGCAGGCCGTCATCGACCTCACCCCCGACACCCTGCCCTACTGGGAGCTGCGGGCCACGTCCTCGCTGGTGACGGGAATCGAGGAGGCGTTCATGAACTCCTACCGGGACGGGTCGTTCCAGTACCTCCTCATCGCAGCCGACCGCGTCTGACCTCCCGCTGACGGGAAGGGCCGCCGACAGTACGGGCCCTTCCCCCCGGCCGTCCGGCGCCGAAGGCAGGGGTGCAACTCCCCCTCGTCGAGCCGGCACGACACCCTGATCCTCTGGTCAGTGACTCGGCGCCGGGACCGCTCGGGACGCGGAGGGCGTCGTCCGGCCGGTGCAGGCAACCGCGAAGCGACGGACGCGGGCGGCGTCTGCGGGCGCCTTGAGGTGACACCCGGCGAGGATGAGGACTGAGGCCAGACCGGGGCGCGCCTGGGCGCGCGTCTGCCCGGCGGCTGCAAACGCATGGTGGAGACGTTCGAGGAACGGGCGAGGGCCCGCCCCTCGCGGGACGGGCCCTGCGTGGTGCAAAAGGATCAGTGACCGCGAAGGTACTCGGCGTAGAAGAAGCCGCGCTCGGCCTTCAGGTGCTCCTTGTTCTCCTTGGCATAGGTGATGCCGTACGGGCCACCGAGGTTGAAGAACTCGGCGTTCGAGCGCGAGGCGTCGATCGACTGGTAGCCCGCGAGGATCTTGCCGGACTCCCCGCCGTCGTCGGCGACGGCCGGGGCGGCGGCCATGAAACCTGCTGCGGCAACCGTGGCCAGGGTGATTGCGATACTGCGAAGCATGTGACTCCCTCTGCGATACGTCACGAATGGTGCGGGCGAAATCACCATGAACCGGACACGGAGCCGACTCAAACAGGCACGTCGGTCCAGGACGAGGAAGGCACCGAACGAGACGCAATTACTCCAATCGCCCCGGGGCGGGGGTCACGGGGTGGCCGCGGACACGACATACACGACAGGTGCCATCGGGTCGGTCATGTCGACGGTGATGTCCTGAGTGGGGCGCGGGTCCTCGTTGGTGTGCGTGGTTCCCGCCCATACGACGCCGTCGCCGAAGTACCAGCCCGCGACCTTCGTGTCGCGGTCGCCGACGGTTACCTTGCCCGCGGTCAGGGCCGCGCGGCCGGTGCCGACCTGGGTCAGGAACCGGTCGAGGCCGTTGGACGTGGTGCGGAACTGCACGTACATCCGGCTGGCCTTCCAGTTGTTGGTCTCGTAGTACTGGACCTCCACCGCATCACCGGGGATCGGGACCTCGAAGATCCGGCGCAGCATCCGGGACGGCCAGCCCTCGCGGAGCCCCTGCGCCGCGGCCTCGGCCGCCTTGTCCTGGCCGGAGCGGCGGCTCTGCCCCGCGGAGATCAGCAGATATCCGGCCGGGATGCCGATGAGCAGCACGATGATGGTCGCCGTGATCAGGCGTCGGCGGATCGTTCTGCGCCGGTCCTGCGGCGGCCTCCCGTCGCCCTGCTCGGGCGGCGGGGACTGACGCGGCACGACGGGGTGCTCGGCTGCGGTCATGGGTCTGGGCGTCCCTAGGAAGTGCGGGTGTTGCGCGTATTACGGATGGTGCTCGCCGCCTGGTCGTAGATCTGTGCGTACCGCTCGTACCGCTCGACGCGGCGGCGGTTGGTACGGCGGAATCTGCGGGCCACCAGCCGGGCGAGGTCGGCGGCGCCGACCATACCCGCCTCGGGGCCGAGCTGCGCCTTCGCGATCCGCGCCTCGGGGCGGTAGCCGCGGCCGGTGAGGTGGCGTTTGAAGGCGTCCCTGGCCGGTCCGATCAGCAGGTCGTCGGCGGCGCTGACACCGCCTCCGATGACGAAGCAGGAGGGGTCGAGCGCGGCGGCCAGATTGGCGATGCCGACGCCGAGCCACTGGCCGATGTCCTGGAGGAGCTCGATGCACATCGCATCGCCCTCGCGGGCCAGTTCGGTGATGAGCGGTCCGGTGATGTCGGGGATGTTGCCCTTGACCCGCTCGATGAGTCCGTGGGCCACCGGGGAGTCCGCCGCGGCCAGCTCCCTGGCCTCCCGGACGAGTGCGTTCCCGGAGCTGTACTGCTCCCAGCAGCCGCGGTTGCCGCAGGGGCAGCGGTGGCCGCCGGGCACCACCTGCATGTGGCCGAACTCACCGGCGACGCCGTACTTGCCGCGCTTGACCTGACCGTCCTCCAGGATGGCCCCGCCGATGCCGGTACCGAGGGTGATCATGACGAGATGGTCCTCGCCGCGTCCCGCGCCGAAGCGCCATTCGGCCCAGGCGGCGGTGTTGGCGTCGTTGTCGACCATGACCGGGACGACGAGCCGGGAGGCGATGGCGTCCCGCAGGGGTTCGTCGCGCCAGGCGAGGTGCGGGGCGAACAGCACCTTGGAGCGGTCCGCGTCGACCCAGCCGGCCGCGCCGATGCCCACCGCGTGCACGTCGTGGCGGTCGGAGAGGTCCAGGACCAGCTCGACGATGGTGTCCTCGACGACCTTGGGGCTCTTGGACTTGTCCGGCGTCTCGGTGCGCAGGGTCTCCAGGATGTTGCCGTCGGCGTCGACGACGCCGGCCATCACCTTCGTCCCCCCGATGTCGATGCCGACGGTGGGGACCCGCGGCGCGGTGAGGTGCGAGCGCCGCTCCCGGGTGCCGACGGTCCGCAGGACGGTGGCGCGGGCGGAGCCGCGGTGTGTGAAGTCGCGGTACGTGCTCATCGTCCCTGGGGGGTCGGGGGTGGCCGGGGTCGAGGTGATCCCGGGCGGCGGGCGGCGCCCGTCGGCCCCGATTCTGCCACTGCCGGGGGGACGGGGCTGCCGGACCCGGTCGACCGGCCAGTCGGACTACGGGGTGTCGTCCTTCGCCGGGGGCCCGCCCCGCAGGTCCGGGCCGGGGGTCCGCTCCAGCTCGTGGCTGAGCTCCTCCAGCTCGCTGCCGCCCGCCATCTGGCGGGTGAGCTCGTCCAGCGTGATGCTGCCCCTGGTGTGGCTGCCGGCCATGGCACCGCGCTTGAGCAGCACGAAGCGGTCACCGACGAGATACGCGTGGTGCGGGTTGTGCGTGATGAGGACCACGCCCAGTCCCGCGTCCCTGGCGGCCGCGACGTACTTGAGGACGACGCCGGACTGCTTGACGCCGAGCGCCGCGGTCGGCTCGTCCAGGACGAGCACCTTGGCGCCGAAGTGGACGGCCCGTGCGATGGCCACGCACTGGCGCTCGCCGCCGGACAGGGTGCCGATGGGCTGGTCGACGTCGCGCAGGTCGATGCCCATCCGGAGCAGCGCGGAGCGGGTGGTCTCGCGCATCAGCCGGACGTCGAGGCGCTTGAAGGGGCCCGCGCCGGTCGTCGGCTCGGAGCCGAGGAAGAAGTTCCGCCAGACCGGCATCAGCGGGACCACGGCGAGGTCCTGGTAGACCGTGGCGATGCCCCGGTCCAGGGCGTCGCGCGGGTTGGCGAGCGTGGTCTCCTCGCCGTCCACGAGGAAGCGTCCGGCGTCGTGCCGGTGCAGACCCGCGATGATCTTGATGAGGGTGGACTTGCCGGCGCCGTTGTCACCGAGGACGCAGGAGATCTCGCCCGCCCGGACCTCCAGCGAGACGTCCTGGAGCGCCTTGATGCTGCCGTAGAACTTACTGACGTGGTCGAGCTCGACCAGCGCCTGCCGGTCGGTCTCCGCCGGCCCGTTCGATGACTGGGGGGCCGTCATTTCGTCGCCTCCGCGCGCTTGCGTACCCATGCGTTGAGCAGGGTGGCCAGGAGCAGCATGGCTCCGAGGAAGAATTTGAACCAGTCCGGGTTCCACTCCGCGTACACGATGCCCTTGCCGGTCATGCCGAAGATGAAGGCACCGACCGCCGAGCCGATCGCGGAGCCGTACCCGCCGGTGATCAGGCAGCCGCCGATGACGGCCGCGATGATGTACGTCAGCTCGTTGCCGACGCCCTCGCCGGACTGCACCACGTCGTAGCTGAACAGCAGGTGCTGACCGGAGACCCAGGCGGCGAAGGCCACCCCGAGGTAGAGCCCGATCTTCGTACGGATCACCGGGACGCCGACCGCGCGGGCCGCGTCGGCCGCGCCGCCGACCGCGTAGATCCAGTTGCCGAAGCGCGTGCGGAGCAGGATCCAGGTGGCGACCGCGACGAGGACGGCCCACCACAGGATGGTCACCTTGAGCTCGACGCCGCCGACGGTCCACTCCGAGGCGAAGATCTTGCGGGCCGAGGCGAAGCCCTCCATGTCCCCGATGGTCTTCGTCGAGACGGTCCTGCTGATCAGCTTGGTGAAGCCGAGGTTGAGGCCCGTCAGCATCAGGAACGTACCGAGCGTGATGATGAAGCTCGGTAGTTTGGTACGGGTCAGCATGAAGCCGTTGAACGCGCCGATGGCCAGGGTGACCAGCAACGACACAAAGACGCCGACCCAGACGTTGGCGGTCATCTGGTAGCTGAACATCGACGAGATCAGCGCCGAGCTGGTGACCATCACACCCGCGGAGAGGTCGAACTCGCCACCGATCATCAGGAGCGCGACCGGCGCCGCCATGATCCCGATGGTGGAGGCCGCGTAGAGCACGGTGCCGAAGCTGGTGGCGCGCAGGAAGCTGTCGGCCACGATCGAGAAGAAGAGGAAGACGGCCACGGCCCCGACGAGCGAACCCAGCTCGGGGCGGCCGAGCAGTTTGCGCAGCGGCGAGGTGCGCAGCAGCCGCTCGTCCGCCCCGGCGGGAGCGGGCTGCCCCGGCGTCGCGGTCATCGCGTTCCCCGCTTGGTGTACTCGGCCAGCTGGGCGGCGTCCTTCGAGGTGATGACCTGGGGGCCGGTGAGGACCGGACGGCCACCGCCGAGCACATTGCGGTTGTATCGGTAGAGCCAGAGCAGGTCGACGGCCTCGTACCCCTGGAGGTAGGGCTGCTGGTCGACGGCGAAGCCGAGGGTCTTGGCCTGGAGCTCGGTGGCGACCTTGGCGTTCAGGTCGAAGGTGTCGATCTCGGCCTTGCTGCCTGCGGTCTGCTTCGCCTTGACGGCCGCGTCCGCGAACGGCGCCCCGAGCGTGACGACCGCGTCGATGTCCTTGTCGGCCTGGAGCTTTGCCTCGATGGAGGCCTGGACGTCCGGCATGTTGGTGCCCTCGACGTACAGGCTCTGCATCTCGCCGTCGAAGGCCTTCTTCGCTCCGGCGCAGCGCTGCTCATGGCCGACGTTGCCCTGCTCGTGAAGGATGCACAGGGCCTTCTTGCGGCCGCGCTTGTTGAGCTCCTCGCCGACGGCCTCGCCCGCGATGGACTCGTCCTGGCCGATGTGGGTGAGCGCGCCGAACCGCTTGGATTCCGCGGAGCCCGAGTTCACCGTGATCACCGGAATGCCGGCCTTGGTGGCCTTGGCGACGACGTCCTTCATCGCGTCGGGCTTGGCGAGCGTGACGATCAGCCCGTCGACCTTCTTGTCGATGGCGGCCTGGATCAGCTGGGCCTGCTGCTGCGCCTCGTCGTTGTGCGAGTACAGGAAGTTGATGTTGTCCTTGCCGGCCGCCATCTTGGCGCCCTTCTGGACGATGTCCCAGAAGGTGTCTCCGTCGCCCGAGTGGGTGACCATGGCGAAGGTCCAGCGGGGCGTGTTCACCGCGGACCGGCCCTCGGCGGCGGCCTGCGCCGCCCGGTCCTCCGCCCGCTTGCCGCCGGTGCTGCTGCATCCCATGAGGGAAGCCCCGAGCACCGCCGCAAGCACGGCACCCATCGCACGTACCCCTGTCCGAACCCTTGCCACGACTCCGTGCCCTTCTCGTGCTGCTCGTTGTGCTGCTGGTGGAGCCGGGGCCCGTACGGTCCCGGTCCGGCTGGGCAAGTATCCCCGAGCCGCCGCCACGGCCGCCCGGCAGGGCGCGGCGCAGGTGTCGGGTCGGGGCGCGTACGGCGCCGGGGGCGGCCGTGTGCTGCCGTCGTCACCGTACGAGAAGCCGGGAAGCCTCCGACACCGTACGGAAGTCGCGGGGCGCTGTCACCGTGCGGGGAGGCGGAAATCGAAGGAGTGGGGCGGGGCCCCGCGGGGTTTTCCCGGCCGTGGCAGCGGGTGGTCGCGACCGCACCCCGACACAGAAGTGGCTTTGTCAGGACATATAGTTGACAGCGCTGCCGGTGACCGGCACGTTGGGTCCATGCGCATCGGACTCATCGGCACCGGCCGGATCGGCTCCTTCCACGCGGGCGTGCTGTCCCGCCACCCCTCGGTGGACGCCCTGGTGGTGACGGACACCGCCCCGGTCCGCGCGGCCGAGGTCGCGCACCGGACCGGGGCGAGCGCTGTCGGCTCCGCCGCGGAGGTGTTCGGCGCGGGCGTGGACGCCGTGGTGATCGCCTCGGCGACCGCCGCGCACGCCGAGCTGATCGGCCGGGCCGCGCGGGCCGGACTGCCCGCGTTCTGCGAGAAGCCCGTCGCCGTCGACCTGGCGGGCACGCTGGACGCGCTGCGCGAGACGCAGGAGGCGGGGAGCGTGCTCCAGCTGGGGTTCATGCGCCGGTTCGACGCGGGGTACACGGCGGCGCGCGCCGCCGTGCGCGGCGGGGTCCTCGGCAGACTGCACACCGTCCGGACGGTGACCTCCGATCCGGCGCCACCGCCCGCGGCCTATCTGCCGCTCTCCGGCGGGCTGTACCGGGACTGCCTGATCCATGACTTCGACATGGTGCGCTGGGTGACGGGCCGCGAGGTGGCGCGGGTGTACGCCACCGGCTCGGACAGCGGGCCGCCGATGTTCCGCGAGGCCGGCGACGTGGACACCGCGGCGGCGCTGCTGACCCTGGACGACGGCACGCTCGTCACGGCGACGGCGACCCGCTGCAACGGCGCCGGGTACGACGTACGGATGGAGCTCGCCGGCGAGCTGGACCAGCTCGCGGTCGGCCTGGACGACCGCACCCCGCTCACCTCCGCCGAGCCGCAGGGCCCCGCCGCCCCGACCAAGCCCTGGCCGGGCTTCCTGGAGCGCTTCGCCCCGGCGTACGAGGCCGAACTGGACGCTTTCGTAAGGCTGGTGCGAGGCGAGGCGGCCAATCCGTGCGACGGCCGGGAGGCCTTGCACGCCCTGCGGATCGCGGAGGCCTGCGAGGTGTCGCGCCGGGAGCGCCGGCCGGTGGAGCTGTCGGAGATCCCCGGGAGCTGAGGGCGGTCGCGCGAAAGGCCCCCTCTGTCTCACCAGCGCACAGGGAGCCGTCGCACCCCGCGGATCAGCATGCCGGGCAGCCAGTCCGGCTCCCCGGCATCCGGATCGAGCACGAGTCCGGGGCACCGCTCCAGCAACGACCGGATCGCGATGCGGCCCTCCATCCGGGCCAGCGGCGCGCCCATGCAGAAGTGGATCCCGTGCCCGAAGGCCAGGTGCCCCTGCGCGTCGCGGCGGATGTCGAACCGGTCCGGATCCGGGTAGCGGCCGGGGTCGCGGTCGCCGCCCGCCAGGGCGACCAGGACCGGATCACCGGCGGCGATGGCGGTGGAGCCGATCATGACGTCCTCCCGGGCGAACCGGAAGGTGGCGGTCTCCACCGGCCCGTCGTAGCGGAGCATCTCCTCGACCGCCCCGTCGATCAGTCCGAAGTCGGCCCGCAGGGCTGCCAGTTGCTCGGGGTGATCGAGCAGGGC
Protein-coding regions in this window:
- a CDS encoding Gfo/Idh/MocA family protein, producing MRIGLIGTGRIGSFHAGVLSRHPSVDALVVTDTAPVRAAEVAHRTGASAVGSAAEVFGAGVDAVVIASATAAHAELIGRAARAGLPAFCEKPVAVDLAGTLDALRETQEAGSVLQLGFMRRFDAGYTAARAAVRGGVLGRLHTVRTVTSDPAPPPAAYLPLSGGLYRDCLIHDFDMVRWVTGREVARVYATGSDSGPPMFREAGDVDTAAALLTLDDGTLVTATATRCNGAGYDVRMELAGELDQLAVGLDDRTPLTSAEPQGPAAPTKPWPGFLERFAPAYEAELDAFVRLVRGEAANPCDGREALHALRIAEACEVSRRERRPVELSEIPGS